Proteins encoded within one genomic window of Acinetobacter sp. WCHA55:
- a CDS encoding sulfurtransferase TusA family protein: MSDIEQNTNIIDAMGQPCPMPLLLLKRALKKSPAQHFLLKSSDPHSQIDITRYCEIHHLTCVLKQINEHEFHYFIES; the protein is encoded by the coding sequence ATGAGTGATATCGAACAAAATACCAACATTATTGATGCAATGGGGCAACCCTGTCCTATGCCTCTGTTGTTGCTTAAACGCGCACTTAAAAAGAGTCCGGCGCAGCATTTTCTATTAAAATCGTCTGATCCGCACAGTCAGATCGATATCACCCGTTATTGCGAAATCCATCATTTAACTTGCGTTTTGAAACAAATTAATGAACATGAATTTCACTACTTCATTGAATCTTAA
- a CDS encoding cold-shock protein — protein sequence MTAREQGVVKWFNDTKGFGFIQRNGGDDVFVHFRAIQGDGHRSLRDGQRVEFSVVKGQKGFQAEEVQPLD from the coding sequence ATGACAGCTCGTGAACAAGGCGTAGTTAAATGGTTCAACGACACTAAAGGCTTCGGCTTTATCCAACGCAATGGCGGCGACGATGTATTCGTTCACTTCCGTGCAATCCAAGGCGACGGCCACCGTTCACTACGTGACGGCCAACGCGTTGAATTCAGCGTTGTAAAAGGTCAAAAAGGCTTCCAAGCTGAAGAAGTACAACCTTTAGACTAA
- the rhlB gene encoding ATP-dependent RNA helicase RhlB, translating to MSSGFETLNLHPQLKRAIDALGFKDMTPIQQKVLKFTLAGHDAIGRAQTGTGKTAAFLVSVINDLLNKPIQEQRYRGEPRALILAPTRELALQIESDAKELTKFSDLNVVTLLGGVDFDKQKAQLDKKPVDIMVATPGRLIDFVEQKEVWLDQIEFLVIDEADRLLDMGFIPSVKRIVRFSPRKEQRQTLMFSATFSYDVLNLAQQWLFEPVTVEIEPEKKTNADVEQRVYMVAKSDKYKLLQDILRDEPIEKVMIFANRRDQVRKLYDNLKRDGYKVVMLSGEIAQDKRLKMLDQFKNGQHNIMIATDVAGRGIHVDGVSHVVNFTLPEQSDDYVHRIGRTGRAGTRGVSISFLSEDDAFYLPEIEKAIGQKLPLTRLDGYC from the coding sequence ATGTCATCAGGTTTTGAAACCTTAAATTTACATCCTCAACTTAAACGAGCAATTGATGCTTTGGGTTTTAAGGATATGACGCCTATTCAGCAAAAGGTTTTAAAATTCACTTTGGCGGGACACGATGCAATTGGTCGTGCGCAAACGGGGACAGGTAAAACAGCGGCATTTTTGGTAAGCGTGATTAATGACTTACTGAATAAACCAATTCAGGAGCAGCGTTACCGTGGCGAACCACGTGCTTTAATTTTGGCACCTACGCGAGAGCTTGCACTACAAATTGAAAGCGATGCAAAAGAACTCACGAAATTCTCCGATTTAAATGTCGTGACTTTGTTGGGCGGCGTTGACTTTGATAAACAAAAAGCACAACTCGATAAAAAACCTGTCGACATTATGGTGGCGACGCCAGGTCGTCTGATTGACTTTGTTGAACAAAAAGAAGTTTGGCTCGACCAGATTGAGTTTTTGGTGATTGATGAAGCCGATCGTTTATTGGATATGGGCTTTATTCCTTCTGTAAAACGAATTGTCCGTTTTTCTCCACGTAAGGAACAACGTCAGACTCTGATGTTCTCTGCAACGTTTAGTTACGATGTTTTAAACCTTGCACAGCAATGGCTGTTTGAACCTGTAACGGTTGAAATTGAGCCAGAGAAGAAGACCAATGCGGACGTTGAGCAACGTGTCTACATGGTGGCAAAGTCTGATAAATATAAATTGCTACAAGACATTCTGCGTGATGAGCCCATTGAAAAAGTGATGATTTTCGCAAATCGCCGCGATCAAGTACGTAAGCTGTATGACAACTTAAAGCGTGATGGCTATAAGGTGGTGATGTTGTCAGGTGAAATTGCACAAGATAAACGTTTGAAAATGTTAGACCAATTTAAAAATGGTCAACATAACATCATGATTGCAACTGACGTTGCGGGTCGTGGTATCCATGTGGATGGTGTATCGCATGTGGTGAATTTCACCTTACCTGAACAGTCGGATGACTATGTACACCGTATTGGTCGTACGGGTCGTGCGGGTACGCGTGGTGTGAGTATCAGTTTCTTGTCTGAAGATGATGCATTCTATCTACCAGAAATTGAAAAAGCCATTGGGCAAAAACTACCACTAACACGTTTAGATGGCTATTGCTAA
- a CDS encoding nitroreductase family protein yields the protein MTELTVDIVHQNMHQRQSIGHLVEPAPNAEQLERAFQAALTAPDHHRLKPTRFIVIFEDQREAFGELLSQALADLGETEAAQLERVKNHPFRAPLLVLALTKFQSHPKVPYFEQTLSTGAAIQNFILSLQAQGFSSMWRSGAVVESVHFKQALGLSADDLISGILYIGTAFKAIPPRAEMQTENYVSYWNQ from the coding sequence ATGACGGAACTCACGGTAGATATCGTTCACCAGAATATGCATCAACGTCAATCGATTGGCCATTTGGTCGAGCCTGCTCCAAATGCAGAACAATTAGAGCGGGCATTTCAAGCCGCATTGACTGCGCCAGATCATCACCGTTTAAAACCGACACGTTTTATCGTGATTTTTGAAGATCAACGTGAGGCATTTGGTGAGTTATTGTCACAAGCCTTAGCTGATTTGGGTGAAACGGAAGCAGCACAATTGGAGCGTGTTAAAAATCATCCTTTTCGTGCCCCATTATTGGTTTTGGCGCTGACTAAATTTCAATCGCATCCGAAAGTTCCTTATTTTGAGCAGACTTTAAGTACTGGGGCTGCTATTCAGAATTTTATTTTATCTTTACAAGCTCAAGGTTTTTCGAGCATGTGGCGTAGTGGGGCAGTGGTGGAATCGGTACATTTCAAACAGGCTTTAGGCCTCAGCGCAGATGATTTGATCTCAGGTATTTTATATATTGGTACGGCATTTAAAGCGATTCCGCCACGTGCCGAAATGCAAACCGAAAATTATGTAAGTTATTGGAACCAATAG
- a CDS encoding NAD(P)H-dependent glycerol-3-phosphate dehydrogenase — MSELKFSDLVEPVAVDQKTALRITVLGGGSFGTAMANTAVRNGCDTMIWIRDEAVAADINATHVNKRYLPDFKLEDGLRAVSNIEEAVRDRDIILVAIPSHSFRDVLKQIKPFITSQAVVSLTKGIEANTFSFMSDIIRSELPEVPYGVLSGPNLAKEIVAGQPAGTVIASQSDLVRYAVQQALHSALFRVFASDDVHGVELGGALKNIYAVAMGMAAAYKVGENTKSMILTRALAEMSRFAVKLGANPLTFLGLSGVGDLFATCSSPLSRNYQVGFALGQGKSLEQATTELGQTAEGINTIVQVKARSEELDVYMPITSALYSVIFENAPPMTIALSLMKNGHRSDVEFVLPHHEV, encoded by the coding sequence ATGTCAGAGTTAAAGTTTTCAGATTTGGTTGAGCCTGTAGCAGTAGATCAAAAAACGGCACTTCGCATTACCGTTTTGGGTGGTGGTAGTTTTGGAACGGCCATGGCAAATACTGCGGTTCGTAATGGCTGCGATACCATGATTTGGATTCGTGATGAAGCCGTTGCAGCGGATATCAATGCGACACATGTGAATAAACGATATTTGCCCGATTTTAAACTTGAAGATGGTTTGCGTGCAGTTTCAAATATAGAAGAGGCTGTTCGTGATCGAGATATTATTTTGGTGGCAATTCCTAGTCATTCCTTCCGTGATGTACTCAAACAAATTAAACCGTTTATTACTTCGCAAGCAGTGGTGTCTTTGACTAAGGGTATCGAAGCGAATACTTTTAGTTTTATGAGTGATATTATTCGTTCAGAGCTACCAGAAGTGCCTTATGGCGTATTATCTGGGCCAAACTTAGCCAAAGAAATTGTAGCAGGACAACCAGCTGGGACGGTTATTGCAAGCCAGTCCGACTTAGTGCGTTATGCTGTACAACAAGCTTTGCATAGTGCTTTGTTCCGTGTTTTCGCTAGTGATGACGTGCATGGTGTAGAACTCGGCGGTGCGCTTAAAAACATTTATGCGGTCGCAATGGGAATGGCTGCTGCATACAAAGTCGGTGAAAATACCAAAAGTATGATTTTGACCCGTGCTTTAGCAGAAATGAGTCGTTTTGCTGTGAAGTTGGGAGCAAATCCACTGACCTTCTTGGGCTTGTCTGGTGTGGGCGATTTATTTGCAACCTGTAGCAGTCCACTGAGTCGCAACTATCAAGTCGGTTTCGCACTGGGTCAAGGCAAGAGTTTGGAACAGGCGACCACGGAATTGGGACAAACAGCAGAAGGTATTAACACCATTGTACAAGTCAAAGCACGTTCTGAAGAGCTAGATGTGTATATGCCGATTACTAGCGCCTTATACAGTGTGATATTTGAAAATGCGCCGCCTATGACAATTGCATTATCCTTAATGAAAAATGGACACCGTAGTGATGTGGAGTTTGTTTTGCCGCATCATGAGGTTTAA
- a CDS encoding phosphoglycerate mutase family protein — protein sequence MQLTLVRHGEAAPPIMGNDTKRPLTERGHAQAEQTADFLQSRIQPDVFVVSPLLRAQETLAHIKQHFADVPVVICNTIKPDDDAKAAVEWLSHLPYESIVVVCHMNVVAHMASILVKESFNPYALAEARIYEQAVIAEGLSTQTKAFIPSI from the coding sequence ATGCAACTGACTTTGGTACGTCATGGCGAAGCTGCGCCACCGATCATGGGAAATGACACTAAACGCCCACTTACCGAACGCGGGCATGCGCAGGCAGAGCAAACTGCTGATTTTTTACAGTCGCGTATACAACCAGATGTCTTTGTGGTTAGTCCATTGCTGCGTGCGCAGGAAACATTGGCACATATCAAACAGCACTTTGCTGATGTGCCTGTCGTAATCTGTAATACCATTAAGCCAGATGATGATGCAAAAGCGGCTGTGGAATGGTTATCACATTTGCCGTATGAGTCTATTGTGGTGGTGTGCCATATGAATGTGGTGGCGCATATGGCCTCGATATTGGTGAAAGAATCATTCAATCCTTATGCTTTGGCTGAAGCACGGATTTATGAGCAAGCGGTTATCGCGGAAGGCTTGTCGACACAAACAAAAGCATTTATACCTAGCATATAA
- the gspL gene encoding type II secretion system protein GspL: MLQIWMPEADGTWHWSTGERWQSAYTLEQLIQDIQAHHGEEATIFFPSRDVQIIQQNMPKAQYKQLGAEGVKYLLEEYILSSIDQMKVLHHFQAPEQLTVLGISKHRLETLQHALSLIPVKLVSLLPDFLILPVPDAEQVVLGYVEGRLLFRSNAWLGGSIDDLAVFLDYQTANQKYKICNFSASHMHSINASVTQEQLESFHYEWAVLPRAKQHPWNLLPKVKEQHVATGYWKACVAVLAALIVTQLTYDATRWYQNKKLAEQVAVQAVDQFKYWFGANYPVTEQTLRSQFEYQLNMNKQADAQALSLLSRVGPVLMQQQIVANQVVYEANSLNMQLKANSAEALQTLTQQLNQQGFQVELGNIQPTTGGAIGMVKIQ, translated from the coding sequence ATGTTGCAAATTTGGATGCCCGAAGCCGATGGAACATGGCACTGGTCTACAGGGGAAAGATGGCAATCTGCTTATACACTTGAGCAATTGATTCAAGATATACAAGCGCATCATGGTGAGGAAGCAACTATTTTCTTTCCAAGCCGTGATGTGCAAATCATTCAGCAAAATATGCCTAAGGCCCAATACAAGCAGTTGGGGGCTGAAGGTGTGAAGTATTTGCTGGAAGAATATATATTGAGCTCAATCGATCAGATGAAAGTATTACATCACTTTCAAGCACCTGAGCAACTCACTGTTTTGGGTATTTCAAAGCATCGTTTAGAGACTTTACAGCATGCTTTGAGTTTGATTCCTGTGAAGCTGGTCAGTCTATTGCCTGATTTTCTGATTTTGCCTGTACCTGACGCAGAACAGGTAGTCTTGGGTTATGTTGAAGGACGACTTCTGTTTCGCTCTAATGCTTGGTTGGGCGGATCAATTGATGATCTTGCTGTATTTTTAGATTATCAAACAGCCAATCAAAAATATAAGATTTGTAACTTTAGTGCTTCGCACATGCATAGCATAAACGCCAGTGTGACACAGGAGCAACTTGAGTCTTTTCATTATGAATGGGCGGTATTGCCAAGAGCAAAACAACATCCATGGAATCTTTTGCCTAAGGTGAAAGAGCAACATGTTGCAACGGGCTATTGGAAAGCCTGCGTAGCGGTATTGGCTGCGTTGATTGTGACCCAGCTGACCTACGATGCGACGCGTTGGTATCAAAATAAAAAGCTTGCAGAGCAAGTGGCTGTTCAGGCGGTCGATCAATTTAAATATTGGTTTGGTGCGAATTATCCTGTGACTGAACAAACGCTGCGGAGCCAGTTTGAATATCAACTCAATATGAATAAACAAGCGGATGCTCAAGCTTTGTCTCTATTAAGTCGTGTTGGGCCTGTGCTCATGCAACAGCAAATTGTGGCAAATCAGGTGGTGTATGAAGCAAATAGCTTAAATATGCAACTTAAAGCTAACTCGGCAGAGGCTTTACAAACACTCACTCAGCAGCTTAATCAACAAGGTTTTCAGGTTGAATTAGGCAATATTCAGCCGACCACGGGTGGGGCAATTGGAATGGTGAAAATACAATAA